The following coding sequences lie in one Miscanthus floridulus cultivar M001 chromosome 9, ASM1932011v1, whole genome shotgun sequence genomic window:
- the LOC136481769 gene encoding 2-alkenal reductase (NADP(+)-dependent)-like, whose product MATSGDEKTDAVQNKKVVLRRYVTGRFPTEDDMEIIVDTISPRVPVGRTAVLVKNLYLSCDPWMRGRMNKQDDGPTVPPAGEAMVNFSVGKVIDSTHPDFTAGDLVWGMTGWEEYTLVMEPESLKKINHTELPLSYYTGVLGMPGLTAYACFFDVGKPKKGDFVFVSAASGAVGQLVGQLAKIAGCYVVGSAGSDEKVSLLKTKFGFDDAFNYKSETDLGAALKRCFPDGIDIYFDSVGGATLDAVLLQMRHGGRIAVCGMISQYNLEQPYGLRNLYCIIAKAIRVEGFYFAFYMHVYARFEEEMAGYIKDGKVTVVEDVVEGIDSAPAALIGLFSGKNVGKQLVAIACKGMS is encoded by the exons ATGGCGACCAGCGGCGACGAGAAGACGGATGCGGTGCAGAACAAGAAGGTGGTGCTAAGGAGGTACGTCACCGGCCGTTTCCCGACCGAAGATGAtatggagatcattgtggacacTATCAGTCCGCGTGTGCCGGTGGGGCGGACCGCCGTGTTGGTCAAGAACCTGTACCTGTCCTGCGACCCCTGGATGCGTGGCCGCATGAACAAGCAAGACGACGGCCCCACCGTGCCGCCCGCCGGAGAG GCCATGGTCAATTTCTCCGTGGGCAAGGTCATCGACTCTACACACCCGGACTTCACcgccggcgacctcgtctggGGGATGACTGGATGGGAGGAGTACACCCTCGTCATGGAACCGGAATCCCTGAAAAAGATCAACCACACCGAGCTGCCGCTCTCCTACTACACGGGGGTTCTTG GGATGCCGGGGCTCACGGCATACGCCTGCTTTTTCGATGTCGGGAAGCCGAAGAAGGGCGACTTCGTGTTCGTCTCGGCGGCGTCAGGCGCCGTCGGGCAACTGGTCGGGCAGCTTGCCAAGATCGCCGGTTGCTACGTGGTCGGCAGCGCCGGCTCCGACGAGAAGGTCAGTCTCCTCAAGACTAAGTTCGGCTTCGACGACGCGTTCAACTACAAGTCCGAGACCGACCTCGGCGCCGCGCTCAAGAGGTGTTTTCCCGATGGCATCGACATCTACTTCGACAGCGTGGGCGGCGCGACGCTGGACGCCGTGCTGCTGCAGATGCGCCACGGCGGCCGGATCGCCGTCTGCGGGATGATCTCGCAGTACAATTTGGagcagccctacggcctgcgcaaccTGTACTGCATCATCGCCAAGGCCATCAGGGTGGAGGGGTTCTACTTTGCTTTCTACATGCATGTGTACGCGAGGTTCGAGGAGGAGATGGCTGGCTACATCAAGGACGGGAAGGTCACCGTCGTGGAGGACGTCGTCGAGGGCATTGATAGCGCACCGGCAGCTCTAATCGGGCTGTTCTCAGGGAAAAATGTTGGGAAACAGTTGGTTGCGATTGCATGCAAGGGCATGAGTTGA